The Marinobacter antarcticus genomic sequence CGAGCCACGGCTATCCGGTTTTCTGTCCCTTCAAGCTGCGATTGCAGCGTGAGAAAGTTCTGGTTGGACTTCAGGTCCGGATAACGTTCGGAGACAGCCATCAAACGACTCAATGCACTGCTTAGCTCACCCTGCGCTTGTTGAAATTGCTTGAGCTTCTGCGGGTTGTTGAGAATGCTTTCATCAACTTGAATGGACGTTGCCTTGGAGCGCGCCTCGATAACGGCCGTCAGGGTCTCTTTTTCCTGGGTAGCAAAGCCTTTGACGGTTTCCACGAGGTTGGGCACCAGATCGGCCCGGCGCTGATACTGATTTTCAACCTGCGACCAGGCGGCCTTGACCTTTTCGTCGTAGGTGGGAATGTTGTTAATACCGCAGCCGGTCAGCAGAAACGCCAGCATGAGCAGCGCCGTCAGTTGCCGCACCGAGCGCAGGGGTGCATAGATTGGCAGTGTTTGCGGCAGTGTTTGCATAGTGTCGGGATTCCCTGAAGATGGACGAGGCACTTGAGCTAAGGGCCAAGAATGCGTGAGAGGGTCTCACACTCAGCCACTTCAAAACAGTCATACGGCTTCTGTGGTATTAACGCTTATATTGGTTCTGGCCAGTGCAATGTGAAGTAAGCTCTTAGCAAGCCTCTCTGCGAATCTCTTCACACACCTGATCCTGGGTTTTGTGCTCGCCGCGAACAACCAGATCGGCGTAGCGGGTGTATAGTACTCGCCGCTCGGCAAATAGTTCTTCCAGTGTTTGGTCTGGGCGTTTGGAAATGCCTCTCAGGCTGAAGTCACCAATGCGCTGGCGCATCGTCGCCAGAGAAATATCCAAAAACACGATCACACTGTTGCGCTTGAGATGCTGCATCGCACGCTCGCTGTAAACTGCGCTCCCTCCGGTCGCAATAACGTGGCCAGTCACATCCAGGTTGCACAGCACTTGTTCCTCAACACTGCGCAACGCCTCGTAGCCGTTATTATCAACAATGCTTTGCAAGCTTTCGCCCGCGTGTGATTGAATCAACAAATCCGTATCTACGAAAGCCAACGCGGCGGCCTTGGCCAGCACAACGCCTACGGTACTCTTGCCTGAGCCCGGCATACCAATCAATACAACATTATTCAGCGGCGATGGCATAGTATGTACGTTACCTGCTCAGTAGTAATAATTGGTGTATTTTGGGGTTAGGCCGCATGGTTATACCCCCAAAAAAAGAGGATGTTCTTATGCTATTAGAAAAATCTAAAAAGAGAATATCTAAGA encodes the following:
- a CDS encoding LemA family protein, with translation MLAFLLTGCGINNIPTYDEKVKAAWSQVENQYQRRADLVPNLVETVKGFATQEKETLTAVIEARSKATSIQVDESILNNPQKLKQFQQAQGELSSALSRLMAVSERYPDLKSNQNFLTLQSQLEGTENRIAVARRDFIQSVERYNTEIRTFPGKIWHSILYSDLERRENFEATAENADEAPKVEF
- a CDS encoding shikimate kinase; translation: MPSPLNNVVLIGMPGSGKSTVGVVLAKAAALAFVDTDLLIQSHAGESLQSIVDNNGYEALRSVEEQVLCNLDVTGHVIATGGSAVYSERAMQHLKRNSVIVFLDISLATMRQRIGDFSLRGISKRPDQTLEELFAERRVLYTRYADLVVRGEHKTQDQVCEEIRREAC